The following are encoded together in the Zingiber officinale cultivar Zhangliang chromosome 8A, Zo_v1.1, whole genome shotgun sequence genome:
- the LOC122011597 gene encoding zinc finger protein ZAT2-like isoform X2, translating to MGDHSMEMANNPNLTCPECGKIFPSEKSMYGHLRSHPERDYRGVNRQAPAAKKNRKPPAKTRRDRAANTCDCNDDDDIDPEVVAALLLLSDPDRLLEPPRSGFDDGNAHDLDGYQPESTRRKIDSSGNRIYRCDTCFKVFSSHQALGGHVASHNKNKIVAAASIHPGEPEKGAAISEHKCKLCGMIFSSGQALGGHQRRHFKELCHHRAASPSAQSSGGDEIASNRVSPSSPETEEEEEEEGPTKRRLLDFDLNMEPFLE from the coding sequence ATGGGCGATCATTCCATGGAGATGGCGAATAACCCTAACCTTACTTGCCCCGAGTGCGGGAAGATCTTCCCCTCGGAAAAGTCGATGTACGGACACCTGAGGTCCCACCCGGAGCGAGACTACCGAGGAGTCAATCGACAGGCTCCAGCGGCGAAGAAGAACCGAAAACCGCCGGCGAAAACGAGAAGAGATCGTGCTGCGAACACTTGCGACTGCAACGACGACGACGACATAGACCCTGAGGTCGTCGCCGCCTTGCTGCTTCTCTCCGACCCGGACCGGCTTCTGGAACCTCCAAGATCCGGTTTTGATGATGGGAACGCGCACGATTTGGACGGATACCAGCCGGAATCAACTCGCCGGAAGATTGATTCTTCCGGGAATCGAATCTACCGATGCGATACCTGTTTTAAGGTTTTCTCTTCTCACCAAGCGCTCGGAGGGCACGTGGCCAGCCACAACAAGAACAAGATCGTCGCCGCTGCTTCGATCCATCCCGGTGAACCGGAGAAGGGAGCGGCGATCTCAGAGCACAAGTGCAAGCTATGCGGTATGATCTTCTCGAGCGGGCAGGCCCTCGGCGGCCACCAGAGGCGGCACTTCAAAGAACTGTGCCACCATCGAGCAGCGTCTCCGTCCGCTCAGTCCAGCGGAGGCGACGAGATCGCGAGCAATCGAGTTTCTCCTTCGAGCCCGGAgactgaggaggaggaggaggaggagggaccGACGAAGCGCCGTCTGCTGGACTTCGACCTCAACATGGAGCCGTTCCTCGAGTGA
- the LOC122011597 gene encoding zinc finger protein ZAT2-like isoform X1: protein MASLTLLEQRSMGDHSMEMANNPNLTCPECGKIFPSEKSMYGHLRSHPERDYRGVNRQAPAAKKNRKPPAKTRRDRAANTCDCNDDDDIDPEVVAALLLLSDPDRLLEPPRSGFDDGNAHDLDGYQPESTRRKIDSSGNRIYRCDTCFKVFSSHQALGGHVASHNKNKIVAAASIHPGEPEKGAAISEHKCKLCGMIFSSGQALGGHQRRHFKELCHHRAASPSAQSSGGDEIASNRVSPSSPETEEEEEEEGPTKRRLLDFDLNMEPFLE, encoded by the coding sequence ATGGCTTCTTTGACGCTTCTTGAGCAGAGATCAATGGGCGATCATTCCATGGAGATGGCGAATAACCCTAACCTTACTTGCCCCGAGTGCGGGAAGATCTTCCCCTCGGAAAAGTCGATGTACGGACACCTGAGGTCCCACCCGGAGCGAGACTACCGAGGAGTCAATCGACAGGCTCCAGCGGCGAAGAAGAACCGAAAACCGCCGGCGAAAACGAGAAGAGATCGTGCTGCGAACACTTGCGACTGCAACGACGACGACGACATAGACCCTGAGGTCGTCGCCGCCTTGCTGCTTCTCTCCGACCCGGACCGGCTTCTGGAACCTCCAAGATCCGGTTTTGATGATGGGAACGCGCACGATTTGGACGGATACCAGCCGGAATCAACTCGCCGGAAGATTGATTCTTCCGGGAATCGAATCTACCGATGCGATACCTGTTTTAAGGTTTTCTCTTCTCACCAAGCGCTCGGAGGGCACGTGGCCAGCCACAACAAGAACAAGATCGTCGCCGCTGCTTCGATCCATCCCGGTGAACCGGAGAAGGGAGCGGCGATCTCAGAGCACAAGTGCAAGCTATGCGGTATGATCTTCTCGAGCGGGCAGGCCCTCGGCGGCCACCAGAGGCGGCACTTCAAAGAACTGTGCCACCATCGAGCAGCGTCTCCGTCCGCTCAGTCCAGCGGAGGCGACGAGATCGCGAGCAATCGAGTTTCTCCTTCGAGCCCGGAgactgaggaggaggaggaggaggagggaccGACGAAGCGCCGTCTGCTGGACTTCGACCTCAACATGGAGCCGTTCCTCGAGTGA